From one Bacteroides eggerthii genomic stretch:
- a CDS encoding two-component regulator propeller domain-containing protein: protein MKHIITIFFIFLSLPAIAEKYCVFTPIKGTEGLGGNRVRNITQLPDGRMMIITEGLLNLYDGTDFNYLHYNQKHFCPLSAYSGFHHEYIDSHGYMWIKNQYQLMVVDIKHECLVEQPDSLLATWGISSPIKDFFMDKTKNIWIINDKDELILVDKDNMKAKTFLPYASSTGNTTDQLYDLGVLEDQLYLFYRSGLLICYNLKSHQEIYRQKLPDELPEGKYENTSYVVPGNNTFYQLRNGNKGGVMLNYDITRKKWNIVFQTDYRLNSLSIDKDNSIWISCYMGLWNIDAGLTNKQYIPNLKLVDGRTINTEVSTLYNDNQGGMWLGTLDRGILYYHPNRFRFQNIGNSLFPTAKDVNISVTCFTTDQKNILVGTKKGLFYYTLADGNLISYSQELSTIHCNVLLKDSQQRIWLGTTGQGLICIMPNGIIKQNILPEHTIRSVIELSDGTLYLCIDNQGFGRFIPATEKFEKVTEVPEISTFTVYQLIPYKKDCLAGIGQKGWFIYNYKKKEYRFFPTSHICNSILTDNQKQIWIGLEDGLLLWNPNTEQQKTFYTTDGLVNNSIRSIIQSEDNIIWLSTSNGITRITANNLQEPLSYSFANFNQYDGVITDEFCERSVFIATDGTIYWGGINGFNKFTISPTVTDKPYSSPLFTGFKLLGEQVEKGKNYNGNPILSQPIAQTKEITLKHNQNFFSLEFSALNYINPTQTYYRYQLTGIDHSEREIRSSAGKGHATYTNIPPGTYTFRVQAADNNEIWSNKYAEMKITVKAPFWKTTYAYIFYILLISGSILLFILTYIRRKRRKLLRDQKEKLDEMKTTFLQNVNEELKEPVNRIISPLDSMLKYMNEGKDKLQLEEIRNHATELKKLINQLSEGILSPLSSDENEWTQEELLVNMRQLLEQQEKRKEQLKTAPKPVSDNSLLSVADEAFLRKVLQYIEQNLDNPEYSVEVLSRDMGMDRTGLYRRLISVVGKTPTNFIRSIRLRRAAQLLKEGYTVAEVADLVGFNTSSYLSKCFQEEFGMRPSQYINQWKNR, encoded by the coding sequence ATGAAACACATAATCACTATATTTTTTATATTTCTTTCATTACCTGCCATCGCAGAGAAATACTGTGTTTTTACTCCGATCAAGGGGACAGAAGGTTTGGGTGGAAACAGAGTACGCAACATTACCCAATTACCGGACGGTCGCATGATGATAATCACCGAAGGCTTATTAAACCTATACGACGGAACCGATTTCAATTATTTACACTATAATCAAAAACATTTTTGCCCATTGTCTGCATATTCAGGTTTCCATCACGAATACATAGATTCCCACGGATATATGTGGATCAAGAACCAATATCAACTTATGGTTGTAGATATAAAGCATGAATGTCTTGTGGAACAACCGGACAGCCTACTCGCCACATGGGGCATCAGTTCCCCTATAAAAGACTTCTTTATGGATAAGACTAAAAATATATGGATTATAAATGATAAAGACGAATTAATCCTTGTAGACAAAGACAATATGAAGGCAAAAACATTTTTGCCTTATGCATCTTCAACAGGCAACACTACCGACCAGCTCTATGATCTTGGTGTACTGGAAGACCAATTATACCTTTTTTACCGTTCCGGTTTATTGATTTGCTATAATCTTAAATCACATCAAGAAATATACAGACAAAAGCTACCGGATGAACTCCCTGAAGGGAAATACGAAAATACTTCCTATGTAGTACCCGGTAACAATACTTTTTATCAATTGCGTAACGGAAACAAAGGAGGAGTAATGCTGAATTACGATATAACAAGAAAAAAATGGAATATTGTATTTCAGACGGACTATCGGCTAAACAGCCTGTCTATCGATAAAGACAATAGCATATGGATCAGCTGTTATATGGGATTATGGAACATTGATGCCGGACTGACAAATAAACAATATATACCTAACCTCAAATTAGTAGACGGACGCACTATAAATACAGAGGTGAGCACACTCTATAATGACAATCAAGGAGGTATGTGGTTAGGCACTTTGGACCGGGGAATACTCTATTATCATCCTAATCGTTTCCGTTTTCAAAATATAGGTAACAGTTTGTTTCCAACCGCCAAAGACGTAAATATATCCGTAACATGTTTTACAACAGATCAAAAAAACATATTAGTAGGCACGAAGAAAGGCCTGTTTTATTATACTCTTGCCGACGGCAATTTAATCTCATACTCACAGGAATTATCCACTATCCATTGCAATGTTTTACTAAAAGATAGCCAGCAACGCATCTGGCTGGGAACTACCGGACAAGGGTTAATTTGTATAATGCCAAACGGCATAATCAAACAGAATATATTACCCGAACACACCATCCGCTCCGTCATAGAACTGTCAGACGGAACGCTATATTTATGTATCGACAATCAAGGGTTCGGTAGGTTTATCCCTGCCACTGAAAAATTTGAAAAAGTTACAGAAGTGCCTGAAATAAGTACTTTTACAGTTTACCAATTGATTCCCTATAAAAAAGACTGCTTAGCAGGTATCGGACAAAAAGGCTGGTTTATCTATAATTACAAAAAGAAAGAATACCGCTTTTTCCCTACTTCCCATATATGTAATTCTATCCTAACAGATAATCAAAAACAAATATGGATTGGCCTGGAAGACGGATTATTGCTATGGAACCCGAATACCGAACAACAAAAAACGTTCTATACAACTGACGGATTAGTCAACAATTCCATACGGTCCATTATTCAGAGTGAAGATAATATAATTTGGCTATCCACTTCCAATGGGATAACACGTATTACAGCAAATAATCTTCAAGAACCATTATCTTATTCATTTGCCAATTTCAATCAATATGACGGTGTAATAACGGACGAGTTCTGCGAACGCTCCGTTTTTATAGCAACCGACGGTACAATTTATTGGGGCGGTATCAATGGCTTTAACAAATTCACAATATCTCCGACTGTAACAGACAAACCATATTCAAGTCCCCTATTTACTGGATTCAAATTATTAGGAGAACAAGTAGAGAAAGGCAAAAATTACAATGGTAATCCAATATTGTCTCAACCTATAGCTCAGACTAAGGAAATCACACTAAAACATAACCAGAATTTCTTTTCTTTAGAATTTTCCGCTTTAAATTATATTAATCCCACACAGACGTACTATCGTTACCAGCTAACAGGCATTGATCATTCTGAAAGAGAAATCCGTTCTTCTGCCGGCAAAGGACATGCCACCTATACCAACATTCCACCCGGAACCTATACTTTTCGGGTACAAGCAGCCGATAATAATGAGATATGGTCAAATAAATATGCAGAAATGAAGATTACAGTAAAAGCTCCATTCTGGAAAACGACATATGCTTACATATTTTATATTCTGCTCATCTCAGGAAGTATCTTACTCTTCATCCTTACATATATACGACGCAAGCGCCGGAAGCTGTTGCGTGACCAAAAAGAAAAATTGGATGAGATGAAAACTACTTTCTTACAGAATGTCAATGAAGAATTGAAAGAGCCTGTCAACCGAATAATATCCCCTTTAGACAGTATGCTGAAATATATGAATGAAGGGAAAGACAAACTGCAACTTGAGGAGATCCGAAACCATGCCACAGAACTGAAAAAACTAATCAACCAGCTTTCAGAAGGTATACTTTCCCCTTTATCATCGGATGAGAATGAATGGACACAAGAGGAATTACTGGTTAACATGCGCCAATTACTGGAACAGCAAGAGAAGCGGAAAGAGCAGCTCAAAACAGCTCCAAAGCCAGTCTCCGACAATTCTTTACTATCGGTTGCCGATGAAGCTTTTCTTCGTAAAGTGCTGCAATATATAGAACAAAATCTCGATAATCCCGAATATTCAGTGGAAGTCTTGAGTCGTGATATGGGAATGGACCGCACCGGACTATATCGAAGATTGATTTCAGTGGTAGGAAAAACACCTACTAATTTCATCCGATCCATCCGCCTAAGACGTGCAGCCCAACTCCTGAAAGAAGGCTACACTGTTGCCGAAGTTGCCGACCTTGTTGGATTCAACACTTCCAGTTATCTAAGTAAATGTTTTCAGGAAGAATTTGGCATGCGGCCTTCCCAGTACATAAATCAGTGGAAAAACCGATAA
- a CDS encoding glycoside hydrolase family 97 protein — MVKHILFFCVFVWVSTFAFGKESKLYGPDGKLCVIVSDEGGMPSYSVLYEGVTFLQKSPLGIETNLGDFTQQMALTNVGQLSSVNEEYQLLTIKNSNPQYQANVQTYTFSKEGKKIYDIVFQVSNHDIAFKYRIYPQGNTLCCIVKKEATGFVLPKGSTTFLCPQAAPMGGFARTSPSYETSYTVDDVIGKNGWGNGYTFPCLFKNEDKGWVLISETGVSSAYCGSRLLGKENGLYTIGFPQEGEYNGNGTVSPGMALPGETPWRTVTVGRTLAPIVETTVMFDVVKPLYEASQEFQYGCGTWSWIIGGDNSMNYDEQKRYIDFSADMGYSSVLVDALWDSWVGRDKIAELADYAASKGVALYLWYNSNGYWNDAPQSPRGIMNNTIMRRKEMKWMQSIGIRGIKVDFIGSDKQVTMQLYEDILADANDYGLMVIFHGCTLPRGWERMYPNFVACEAVLASENLHFSQGSCDAESFNACLHPFIRNTVGSMDFGGSALNKYYNAGNKPGGSRRVTSDVFALATAVLFQSPVQHFALAPNNLTDAPVWAMDFMKTVPSVWDEVKFIDGYPGKYILLARRHADTWYIAGVNAQKEPLKLKVKLPMIEAGKEVKVYSDNKDLEGDLQTVKLNKRQEVQITIPCNGGMVIIG; from the coding sequence ATGGTAAAACATATCTTGTTTTTTTGTGTGTTCGTTTGGGTAAGTACGTTTGCATTTGGCAAAGAAAGTAAGTTGTATGGTCCGGACGGGAAATTGTGTGTTATTGTGTCGGATGAAGGGGGAATGCCTTCTTACAGTGTGTTATATGAAGGTGTCACTTTCCTTCAGAAATCTCCATTAGGAATCGAAACAAATCTTGGGGATTTTACTCAGCAGATGGCATTAACTAACGTTGGTCAGCTTTCATCTGTCAATGAAGAATATCAGCTTCTTACGATTAAGAATAGTAATCCGCAATATCAGGCAAATGTGCAGACTTACACATTCTCCAAAGAAGGAAAAAAGATATATGATATCGTTTTTCAAGTTAGCAATCATGACATAGCATTTAAATATCGGATTTATCCACAAGGCAATACATTGTGTTGTATTGTAAAGAAAGAGGCTACAGGATTTGTGCTTCCCAAGGGCAGTACGACTTTCCTTTGTCCGCAGGCAGCGCCGATGGGGGGATTTGCAAGGACATCTCCCAGTTATGAAACAAGTTATACAGTGGACGATGTGATAGGGAAGAACGGTTGGGGGAATGGTTATACTTTTCCTTGTCTGTTCAAGAATGAAGATAAAGGTTGGGTATTGATTTCAGAAACCGGAGTAAGTAGCGCTTATTGCGGAAGCCGCTTGTTGGGAAAAGAAAATGGATTGTACACAATCGGTTTTCCACAAGAAGGTGAATATAATGGAAATGGAACAGTATCACCGGGTATGGCCTTGCCGGGTGAAACTCCTTGGCGTACTGTCACTGTTGGGAGAACATTGGCGCCAATAGTGGAAACTACTGTTATGTTTGATGTGGTAAAACCGTTATATGAAGCTTCGCAGGAATTCCAGTATGGATGCGGTACATGGAGTTGGATTATTGGTGGTGATAATAGCATGAACTATGATGAACAAAAACGCTATATTGACTTTAGTGCGGATATGGGTTATAGTTCCGTATTGGTCGATGCGCTATGGGATAGCTGGGTAGGACGGGACAAGATAGCTGAATTGGCTGATTATGCTGCATCTAAAGGGGTGGCACTTTATCTTTGGTATAACTCCAACGGGTATTGGAATGATGCTCCTCAATCTCCGAGAGGCATTATGAATAATACAATTATGCGCCGGAAAGAAATGAAATGGATGCAAAGTATAGGTATACGAGGAATAAAAGTTGATTTTATCGGCAGTGACAAGCAGGTAACCATGCAGCTTTATGAAGATATTCTTGCAGATGCCAATGATTATGGACTGATGGTTATTTTCCATGGTTGTACACTACCTCGCGGATGGGAACGGATGTATCCTAATTTTGTAGCTTGTGAAGCTGTACTTGCCAGTGAAAATCTGCATTTCTCTCAGGGCAGTTGTGATGCTGAATCATTCAATGCTTGTTTACACCCGTTTATACGCAATACGGTGGGAAGTATGGATTTTGGTGGCAGCGCTTTGAATAAATATTATAATGCAGGGAATAAACCGGGTGGCAGCCGTCGTGTTACTTCCGATGTGTTTGCATTGGCTACGGCTGTCCTATTTCAAAGTCCTGTACAGCATTTCGCTTTAGCTCCTAATAATTTGACTGATGCCCCTGTTTGGGCTATGGACTTTATGAAGACCGTTCCTTCAGTTTGGGACGAGGTGAAGTTTATCGACGGTTATCCGGGAAAATACATTTTGCTTGCCCGTCGCCATGCGGATACTTGGTACATTGCCGGAGTAAATGCGCAAAAAGAGCCATTGAAGTTAAAAGTAAAACTTCCTATGATTGAAGCAGGAAAAGAAGTGAAAGTTTATAGCGATAATAAAGATTTAGAGGGAGATTTGCAGACTGTAAAATTAAACAAAAGGCAAGAAGTGCAAATCACTATTCCTTGCAATGGCGGAATGGTGATAATTGGCTGA